The following proteins are co-located in the Spea bombifrons isolate aSpeBom1 chromosome 3, aSpeBom1.2.pri, whole genome shotgun sequence genome:
- the LOC128482749 gene encoding squalene synthase-like isoform X2 → MDFLRSLGHPEEIYNLFRFKMGGCRAVMPKLDRDSMSDSLQTCYRYLNETSRSFAAVIQALDGELRHAVCIFYLVLRALDTVEDDMTINLESKVPMLHNFHTYLYDPEWKFTESKEKDRQVLEDFPTISLEFRNLAVVYQEVIADICAKMGEGMADFLEKKVDSLKEWDRYCHYVAGLVGIGLSRLFSASELEDAIVGLDTHLANSMGLFLQKTNIIRDYLEDQLEGREFWPREAWSKYGKKLSDLAKPENIVPAVQCLNELITNALNHVPDVLLYLSRLKNQSIFNFCAIPQVMAIATLAACYNNQQVFKGVVKIRKGQAVTLMMDATNMEAVRAIMYQYIEEIYQKIPLTDPTSGKTQHIISSIRNLSLPNGSVVSRNHLSPIYLSCAMLLAALSYQYLSTVSQVSEEVHTSQ, encoded by the exons ATGGACTTCCTCAGGTCTCTCGGGCACCCGGAGGAGATTTATAACCTTTTCAGGTTTAAGATGGGCGGCTGCCGGGCGGTGATGCCCAAGCTGGACCGG GACTCCATGAGCGACAGCCTGCAGACCTGCTACAGATACCTGAACGAAACCAGTCGCAGCTTCGCGGCCGTCATCCAGGCTTTGGATGGGGAATTGAG GCATGCCGTTTGTATATTTTACCTGGTCCTGCGTGCTCTGGACACCGTGGAAGACGATATGACCATTAACCTTGAGAGTAAGGTTCCAATGCTACATAACTTCCACACCTACCTGTATGACCCGGAGTGGAAATTCACCGAGAGCAAAGAGAAGGACAGACAGGTTCTCGAAGACTTCCCAACG ATCTCTCTGGAGTTCAGAAATCTAGCTGTTGTTTACCAAGAGGTTATTGCAGACATATGCGCCAAGATGGGAGAGGGGATGGCGGACTTCCTGGAGAAGAAGGTGGACTCTCTGAAGGAGTGGGACAGA taCTGTCATTATGTTGCCGGTCTGGTGGGAATTGGCTTGTCCCGTCTGTTTTCGGCATCAGAGCTGGAAGATGCCATTGTTGGCCTGGACACACACCTTGCAAACTCCATGGGCTTATTTCTCCAGAAAACCAACATCATCCGTGACTACCTGGAAGATCAATTGGAAGGTCGGGAGTTCTGGCCAAGAGAG GCGTGGAGTAAATATGGAAAGAAGCTCTCAGATTTGGCAAAGCCAGAGAACATCGTCCCGGCTGTGCAGTGTTTGAACGAGTTGATTACCAATGCCTTGAATCACGTGCCGGACGTCCTCCTTTACCTGTCACGGCTTAAAAACCAAAGCATCTTCAACTTCTGTGCCATCCCCCAG GTAATGGCTATAGCCACTTTGGCCGCGTGTTACAACAACCAGCAAGTGTTCAAAGGTGTTGTGAAAATCCGCAAGGGACAGGCTGTGACGCTTATGATGGACGCCACCAACATGGAAGCCGTGAGGGCCATCATGTACCAGTATATTGAAGAG ATCTATCAGAAAATCCCTCTGACAGACCCCACGTCGGGCAAGACACAGCACATCATTTCCTCCATACGCAACCTCAGCTTACCCAACGGTTCGGTGGTGTCGCGTAATCATTTGTCCCCCATTTACCTGTCCTGCGCTATGCTTCTGGCTGCCCTCAGTTATCAGTACCTGAGCACGGTGTCCCAGGTGTCTGAAGAAGTGCACACTAGCCAGTGA
- the LOC128482749 gene encoding squalene synthase-like isoform X1, with product MASMNCKTAVSLFKRTLSLGPAQKPSGQRSLLTVRLQERGLKEGRTVHKCFAPQHLAACRSYPVSLPRQDSMSDSLQTCYRYLNETSRSFAAVIQALDGELRHAVCIFYLVLRALDTVEDDMTINLESKVPMLHNFHTYLYDPEWKFTESKEKDRQVLEDFPTISLEFRNLAVVYQEVIADICAKMGEGMADFLEKKVDSLKEWDRYCHYVAGLVGIGLSRLFSASELEDAIVGLDTHLANSMGLFLQKTNIIRDYLEDQLEGREFWPREAWSKYGKKLSDLAKPENIVPAVQCLNELITNALNHVPDVLLYLSRLKNQSIFNFCAIPQVMAIATLAACYNNQQVFKGVVKIRKGQAVTLMMDATNMEAVRAIMYQYIEEIYQKIPLTDPTSGKTQHIISSIRNLSLPNGSVVSRNHLSPIYLSCAMLLAALSYQYLSTVSQVSEEVHTSQ from the exons ATGGCCAGCATGAACTGTAAGACTGCGGTCTCTCTGTTCAAGAGGACTCTGTCACTGGGCCCAGCTCAGAAGCCCAGCGGCCAGCGGTCACTGCTCACCGTTAGGCTCCAAGAACGAGGGCTGAAGGAAGGCCGCACCGTACACAAATGCTTCGCCCCCCAGCACTTGGCAGCATGTAGATCTTATCCTGTCTCTCTCCCCCGACAGGACTCCATGAGCGACAGCCTGCAGACCTGCTACAGATACCTGAACGAAACCAGTCGCAGCTTCGCGGCCGTCATCCAGGCTTTGGATGGGGAATTGAG GCATGCCGTTTGTATATTTTACCTGGTCCTGCGTGCTCTGGACACCGTGGAAGACGATATGACCATTAACCTTGAGAGTAAGGTTCCAATGCTACATAACTTCCACACCTACCTGTATGACCCGGAGTGGAAATTCACCGAGAGCAAAGAGAAGGACAGACAGGTTCTCGAAGACTTCCCAACG ATCTCTCTGGAGTTCAGAAATCTAGCTGTTGTTTACCAAGAGGTTATTGCAGACATATGCGCCAAGATGGGAGAGGGGATGGCGGACTTCCTGGAGAAGAAGGTGGACTCTCTGAAGGAGTGGGACAGA taCTGTCATTATGTTGCCGGTCTGGTGGGAATTGGCTTGTCCCGTCTGTTTTCGGCATCAGAGCTGGAAGATGCCATTGTTGGCCTGGACACACACCTTGCAAACTCCATGGGCTTATTTCTCCAGAAAACCAACATCATCCGTGACTACCTGGAAGATCAATTGGAAGGTCGGGAGTTCTGGCCAAGAGAG GCGTGGAGTAAATATGGAAAGAAGCTCTCAGATTTGGCAAAGCCAGAGAACATCGTCCCGGCTGTGCAGTGTTTGAACGAGTTGATTACCAATGCCTTGAATCACGTGCCGGACGTCCTCCTTTACCTGTCACGGCTTAAAAACCAAAGCATCTTCAACTTCTGTGCCATCCCCCAG GTAATGGCTATAGCCACTTTGGCCGCGTGTTACAACAACCAGCAAGTGTTCAAAGGTGTTGTGAAAATCCGCAAGGGACAGGCTGTGACGCTTATGATGGACGCCACCAACATGGAAGCCGTGAGGGCCATCATGTACCAGTATATTGAAGAG ATCTATCAGAAAATCCCTCTGACAGACCCCACGTCGGGCAAGACACAGCACATCATTTCCTCCATACGCAACCTCAGCTTACCCAACGGTTCGGTGGTGTCGCGTAATCATTTGTCCCCCATTTACCTGTCCTGCGCTATGCTTCTGGCTGCCCTCAGTTATCAGTACCTGAGCACGGTGTCCCAGGTGTCTGAAGAAGTGCACACTAGCCAGTGA